The genomic interval AACCTCACCTGCAACTTCTCCTCGTCACGACGTCACTATGGAATCGGGTTTTTTTTTaggaataaataaattaatataagttAAATATGAGAATAAATATAGactaaaaaattggaaaaaaaataatatattgtacacacttatcatatttatttaagaatatatttgggatcaaataaattatattctaattaaaaaattataactaataatagagttatactagaaaaaattaaaacaccAAAACATAATAATGTAACAATAATACCAATAAATAATTCTTAATAATAATTCTTTTtgagtacatataatatttatacatgtattataatttataataaaattataaattctatataaacaaatttataaaaatatatattatatattaagatgtaattattttttatatagaggtatactttatTAATAGACTGTGAGAAAATTACGATTAACAGTGCAGAATCAagttatcaaaattttaaacaaaCAATCAGCAATGACAAGATTAATATATCACGAATAATAATCGGACAAAAGATAGGGATAAATAGAGCATGGAAAACCAGAAACAATAAATacagaaaataaagaaattaaaaccAAGATATATACTAGTTTAAGTCTGATAGATCGATGTAATCTATGACTCTACTCCAGTTCTGAAAAACTATTGAAAAAtcttctttattgattgagtaagaataattacattacAGTCAAGACAGATTCTCTATTGAGTTCTTTCAAAGTGTTTCAACTTTTACACTCTTACCCAAGAATTTTCTTCATCTACAAAATTCTTCATAcaaaactctctctctattATCAGtacctctctctctatctctcaatctctttctctctcgtgTTATGAAAAAGACAAGCCAATGTAGTATTTATAGGCTTAGGATCAAGATCCTAAAGTCAGTGGTTGTAAGAATCGAAGTTGTTAAGCTAGTTAGACAATGACTAACTTAACCAACTTTTCTATGAGCGAGATCTCCACGTCAACATTAGTCTTAGTGTATATGAGAACATATATGTGCTTTCAAGATCATGGACCAAAGATACTTGCTGAAGAAGATCCTAGATAGGATAAAACCAGCTGGAATCGACTATCTAGAACTGCCTTCCAGGGAGAATAACCTTCCAGGAAGAATAACTAGCTGTTCGGAACTCCTTTCCGGAGGAGGACTAGCTATCTTGAAGACTTAACCTGGAGTGGATATGATAGTCATCCGGGAACCCCTTCTGGACTCAACTATCATTCCACAAGACTCCTTTCGAGATGGACAAGTTAGTTGTGCGAGAACAACATCCAGGAGACACCTAACTTTTCAGGAACAATTTTTAAATACCTTTTCATTTAGAAGAACTATACTACAGAgacttagaaaatatataactaattacaatttagagactatttttatttataattggttTAAATTGAgacttaatttttttgtaacaactaaaaaaatattattgaatagagtattcttaaatgtTTTATTGTATAAAAATACACTAtgataaacaaaataaacaaacaagaaTACTTGCAAAAATACACTAtgatactattttttattttgtactatttataagaaaaaaaaattagacaagAGAGTTCCTCTACATGGTGATGAGCTCTATgctcatttcttcattcattcTTCTTGGCATTAGTTAATTAATGGTGTGTTTTACTATTGATTATGAACACTCAACTCTTTATACCTAATTCCTTTCTCTCTTTTCATTCTATTAATTTGCAAGtccaatttattattaaaaaaaaagtccaTTGTAAAAGAAATATgataagagatttttttttcttagagtAGTAGAAATATGATAGAGTTACATCTTAGATGAGTTATACATCTAATTACTCAATAGATGAACTGCACATCTCTAGTGGAATGACTTAAACATCTCCGATGAGTTGAGTTACACATCTCAAATATGGATGACTTACACATCCTTGGATGTGTTGATTTATAGTTACACATTTCGGATAGAATGACTTACAAATCTCAGATGAAATAATTTACACATCTCCGATAAAGATGACTTATACATCTTAGATGAGAAGACTCACATCCAAGATAAAAGACTTTACACATTCACAGTGGAAGAGTGTAACATCTTAGAAGGGAGAGTTACAGAGAGAATAAATGATACATATCAAAGTATATAAATACATCTCATAAAGAATAATAGTCACATGTTAAAGTAAAATGTTGTAAGATTGAAATCTAcaagtaaaaagaaaaaacaatagaAAATATAACAAGAGAGAAAGGAAGGCCTTTTTGGTCTGTGAAGAGATTAAGaatgaagagttgccaagaaaTACAAATAGGTTGTGTTTTACCAAAATGGTCAAAACAAGCTTTATTCACTGTGTTCTTCTCATTCTTTCATTTGACCCTTACATTCATTTTTCTCTTTATTAATGAAATTTAGTGAAATTGTGTGTTCTActgcttcaaaaaaaaaaaatattgttatttagtATTAATGGTTCTTCTAAATGTGTAATTTTATAATTGACTagtactattttttaaaaaattattatattaaattatatgaaaccTCATATACACTAGTAGTACCTTTTAatatttctctttgaaaaaaaaagctatcgatcattgAACTTTTCCAATTTGTCTAATGATTATTCCACATTCGACTATACAAATAGATTGCTATTTGGCActatatatttgaaataaacACAATTACTCAAAACAATATTCGAGATAACAAAATTTCAGCCTTAAGCAAGCCAACACTGAGGGTTTTcataaaagaaatatttgaTAACATATGCCTGCAAATAGAGAATTAGGATGTGAAATTTGAAGCAATCagcaaattaattataattaattttgttttttcttcttcGAAAAATCATTAAAAGATTATAAATTTACCAAAGTAATTTTTAATTGATGCAACTCATGaacaatcaaacaaaagaaAATAGTTTATCATTACCAAAGAAAAGAGGCAATATCTTTATTATCACAAGCTAACTTACAAGTAGTAGTagtactatttattatttttattatttattattgctaCATTACATAGTAGAAGCTCTGCTTgtacaagaaaagaaaaaaaaaaaaagaaggaaaagataataaaaagcATAAACAGCCCTAATCATAAGATTAAAAGGCCATTTTCTTATTCTCTACAAACTACAAAAGTACCTCAAAACGGTAAAATGCCTATGCATACTAATAATGTAATTATACATTATGTAGTAATGCACTATTTAATTGGATTAGTTTAGGCAGTAGCCCTCCTCTCGTACCGGTcctcgcggcgagaggaagtggATGAGGTCAAGAGGACGGTTTCCTCTCGGTTGTACTTGAGGTTCCTGGCTTGGTCTCTCGAGATTTGGAAAGCATTGGCTAGGACTGCCTCGGGAAGAGCTCTGATGACCGAGGTGCGTCCGGCCAAGGGGCTAACCCATGCGTTGTCGTTGGTCTTGAATGACACCCACTCGAACCCGTCGCTGCTTGCCTGTTTCACCACGGCGTGGTTCTGTGGCACTGTCACGATCTGGCCTTGTCTCACTTCTCCGTCGAAGCACTTTTGTCCCATGTGGTTGACCACCTGGACTCTAGCGCGTCCCCTCAGGACGTACATCACGCTGTGAGCGTTCACGTTCCAGTGTGGGGTGTAGATAGCATTCTGCACCGTAATTTAATATCAAATCTcacttattatattaattaaaatcgctaactaattataagaTGTCAGTTTAAAGCTTACCTTGTAGAGAACGCCTCTCTCAGCGCTGAGCTGGAGGAAGCGAAGGATGGGGAGGTTATAGCTGTTGACGGTGGAGATGCGGCCGGCTTGAGGGGTGAAGACATCGGCGCGTGAAGGATCGCCGATGTTCTCCCTAAGCCTCATGGAGCAGAAGGTCTCTTCCAAACCGTTAGCTTCATACCGTCCGCCACGGCTCATTCTCCTTCGCTCTTGCTCGATCTCCCTCTGCCTCTCGTCCTCGTACCTCTCCTCGCGCTGGTGCTCCTGGCTAGACCTCAAGGGGCTGACCAAATCCAAAGTTCCCTTGACTCTGATGATGCTGTTCCTGTCGTCGTTCTGACCCTGAAGCCTCTTAACGGTCTCGGAGTCAACATTGAATGCCTCTTCAAGATATCTGCTGTTAAACCCCTTGAAGATGTTCCTGTAGTTCTCCGATGAGTGTCGTCCTTCGCTCCTTTCTCGGATTCTCTCATCAAAGCGAGCACCCCGTCCTCCTTCTCTCCTTAGCTGCTCAAACTCGTCTTCGGGGTTTCCAGCCAAGTAGAATCTCTACACAAGTGTTGTTGTAAATTAGCtaacataacataacataacTGTTGTTGTTAAATGAATTGAATTAGTAGATAAAGACATACTCTGGGATTGTCATCGAGTTGGTTGTTGACATTGCTGGTGTCAAGAAGAGAAACAAAGACAAGCTGTTGATCACCATTGTTGTAACTCCAGTAAGCAACACCAGCTGGGATAGCAACAATGTCACCTTCTCTGACGTGTCGAAGCTTTTGGTGTCGGTCTGGTTGAGAGCCTTGGCTCTGTCCTTGTCCTTGTCCTCTTTGGGACTCTTCAAAAGTCTCAGGACAACCAGGGAAAGTCACTCCCAAAATACCTCTACCTGAAATAATACAAAGTGAAAAACAGAGCCAAAAACAGAGtaagtaaatatatttatatgtattaaagATTGGACCTTTAACAATGTAGACGAGCTGAGGAGTGTTGGTGTAAGAAGGCAAGTGAAGCCCATTTTGTTCAATGGTATAACGAACAACTGCCACACCAGCACATTGGAACTGGTTGTGGTTGGGGTTCCATGACTCGATGAGTCCGGCTTCGGCTTCGACTCGGGTATCGGGCTCTCGGGCCTCGATTCTGTCTATTTGGCATTGGTTTTGTTGGCGATACGACTCATCTTGAGAGCGTGAGCGTGAGCGAGAAATGGCTGAGGTGCCTTGCAACAGAAGAAAGAAGCAAAAGGAAAGAGAGAGCAAAGCCTTAGTATTAGCCATTATTGCTTATGTTACTCTGTTTTGAGGTGAATTGGAGAATGGATTGTGTTTGGTATTTAAAGAGAAGTTATGCGGAGACACGTAAGTTGTGTTATGTTATTATTGAGTTGTGTTTTTGGAGTTAAGGAATCTTTGGACACTCTTCAGTTTTGCATGGCTATCACAACTCATTTTTGTTACACCTCATTTTTAAGTAAAAGGGCATGTGTCCATTTCTCTATCTCTGTTTTCAGAGAATAGCTACAAAAATTTGCTACTTCATCTTTAATTTTGTAACCTTTTTATATGTTCTGTTTGTTGTGTATTGAGGTTCAATGAACTTGTATGGTAGTGTGTTTTGATGCATGAAAATTATGAAATCGAGATATATGTGATGTT from Cannabis sativa cultivar Pink pepper isolate KNU-18-1 chromosome 4, ASM2916894v1, whole genome shotgun sequence carries:
- the LOC115713899 gene encoding prunin 1 Pru du 6.0101, with amino-acid sequence MANTKALLSLSFCFFLLLQGTSAISRSRSRSQDESYRQQNQCQIDRIEAREPDTRVEAEAGLIESWNPNHNQFQCAGVAVVRYTIEQNGLHLPSYTNTPQLVYIVKGRGILGVTFPGCPETFEESQRGQGQGQSQGSQPDRHQKLRHVREGDIVAIPAGVAYWSYNNGDQQLVFVSLLDTSNVNNQLDDNPRRFYLAGNPEDEFEQLRREGGRGARFDERIRERSEGRHSSENYRNIFKGFNSRYLEEAFNVDSETVKRLQGQNDDRNSIIRVKGTLDLVSPLRSSQEHQREERYEDERQREIEQERRRMSRGGRYEANGLEETFCSMRLRENIGDPSRADVFTPQAGRISTVNSYNLPILRFLQLSAERGVLYKNAIYTPHWNVNAHSVMYVLRGRARVQVVNHMGQKCFDGEVRQGQIVTVPQNHAVVKQASSDGFEWVSFKTNDNAWVSPLAGRTSVIRALPEAVLANAFQISRDQARNLKYNREETVLLTSSTSSRREDRYERRATA